DNA sequence from the Vicugna pacos chromosome 27, VicPac4, whole genome shotgun sequence genome:
TAATAAACTTTCTAgacttcttatttaaaaattttaaaaatgatttgtttTAGCTCtctcataaatttttttctactgtaAAAAACTGGTTTTGCCCTTGGAAAACCAACATTCTGTTAGCTTCCTTTTCAACATGACTTCATGGTTAGAAGGCCTTCACTGTGGGAGTGATCTTGCGGAAGAATCTGTGACCTCGGGAATTTGTGTTTTCAAAGATGTAACCTGGAGGAGAAGGATAGCTGGCTGGGCAGAGTTCCCGCTGCTTTGGCGCATACTCTGTGGAGTACATGGTTACGTCATCAAATGGAATCGAAGTCTTAAAGGCAACATTTGAAGGTTTGCAGCTCTCCGTTGGAATCAGTTCATGTGGCACATAGTGAGATCGGAAAGTGCTCAAACCATCAAATTTTCCAGATGGGTTGGGAATCTGCTGCTGCTGCCTAATGAGCCCTGGACGACAGCTCTCCCACGCTGGGAAATCCTCCTTCATGGTGCTTTTTCCTTGGAAAGGAAAACCGTTGTTTCTTCCGTGGGAAACTGGCCTGATGGGAACAACCCGCGTGGCCGGGTGTGGAACGTAGTCCAGGTGGCTTGTGCTGTCGAACTGCATGGTGCCCGCAGGAGGGACGTACTCTTGTACTTTCTTGATTTCGGGCGGTGGGATTTCCCATGGTTGAAAACTTTCACGGAATTCAGTGCTTCCTTCAAACTGAGCATTTGGGGCCACTCTGGGGGGTGCGGGTCTACAGATTTTTGCTGTTTCACCAACAAGACCTTGAAAGTCGTATCGGTGAGTTGTGAGCTCCTCGAAGGGTTGGTCAGATGGCTTGTAAACTTCCTTTGGCCTTGCAGACTTGAGTTCTAGCTGGTGAGGTACGTAATCCAGGCGATGGCTTGTGGCATCGTTAAAGGGGGCCGCAGAGCGTGTGACCGCAGGGCTGGGCTTAAAGCTTTGCCTCGGCTTTACCTCCTGAGGAACATAGTCGTCCTGAAAGGTAGTTGAATTTCCAAATTTCACAGTAGGGGGATTGTAAACTTGTTCTGGTTTACAGAGTTCACTTTTCTGAATGTCCCAAGCTCTATAATcatcttgaaaattaaaaaaaaacaaaaagcatgttTAAATTCTGAAGAAAACCACCACCTTCTAAAAACCATGACTGACCTCTCTCTCGTGGCTGTATTAGCATCCTTCCATTTCCTTTGGGAACCTGAGCACTAGTCAAGTATGAACTTTCACTGATTCCctcagatttattcttttttcatttctacgTTCCTCTTCCTGTCTCTCCACTTTAATACATACAACTTTCCACGTTCAGATTCTTCTGATGACGCAAGAGAATGGAACTTCTGGGCCTGATTCCGATAGTTTTTGAAAGCCCCAAAGGCTGTTTTGGGTGGAGCCAGAGTTTAGGAGATTATTGCTGTGTTCCCAGGAACTGGTTGGAACTTTtgctataatatataaaatgctaaAGTAAACCCTAAAATCTAGGGCTTGACATAAAATCAAGGGCCCTGATGTGTGGGCAAAAGTGAtgtattcttcttcttcttgcttTGGGGGAACTCCTCAAAGGAGAGGAAATTTCAGCTCTGTTACACTGGGATTTTGCATTAAATAACCTTAATTCTGCTTCTTGCAGCTTACCTAGACCATGGATAGAAAACTGACATGCTTCTATTTCAACTGAGGGTTATTAGGTTTTCCATTCCTAGATGAGAAATGTAGAAAGCTGAGAAAAACTGTAAAATTGACCtcacttcaaaatatttatttctaaataccaaaaattaatttataaaagacAGGTCCTAAGGACAAGGCGAGGCAGAGGAGCCCTTCATTCCTTCCAGTTCTGTGCCCGCATCCTTTCTTGGGGCCCCTCCTACCTGTAGCCCTTGGGGGGCTTGGCAGGACTGACTGCCTGGCAACCTGGCTGCTGAGCCCCGCCCGCCAGGTGCCTGGGCTGTTCCCCAGGCACTGAACTGGGCTCTTGACCCACATAATGTCTTAATCCTCAAGAGCATCCCAGGGAGCGCCACAAGAGTCCTAACCTGGGCTATGAATTTGGGGGCGGGGGAGACAGAAGCCATACAAGATAAAGTATTCGAGTCTAGACTGAAGTCCAGGCAATGTTTACTGGAAAGGCCAAAGCTCAGATGCTTGTTATGTGAATGCCTCCGAAGAGAAGAGTTCCTCAGCCATAGATATTTCTGCCAAGATGGCCAGGTTTTAGAGCAAATGATTACTCCCACTCGCAAGCTACTGACGTACAAACGAGAGTGAATACTGGACCCAAGGGCAGGCAACCTTTAGGCTGGTAGAGACCTGGCAAGAAACAACGTGGCAAGCAAAGATGATCTAGGTCAAGCATATTCTTGTTCTTGGGAACCTAAATTTGAACATGCAGAGCCAGATAAAAGTGAGAGAAGAAGCTGAATGGATGCCGTCAAGCAGAATTGGAGCACCGTGGTGCGCTGACAGCTTCAAAACAGGCCCGTGAGGAAACAGAGGTGACACACAGGCCGCGGAGGCCTGTGAGCAGGATGGTGATCAGAGAAGCCGTGTAAAGGGAAGCGAAGATGCTGCAGAGGAACCATGCAGCTCGTCACAGGGGTGGAGGGAGTAGCTCTTCCTTCAAGCGTCCTCTGTCCCTGGTAGCTTTTCATTCCAGGTCACATGAAGTTTTACCACAAACTCACTTTTTCTTGAGCCACCAAGAAGGAATCTCTGTTGTTTGCAGTCTAAAGTGTATAAAATTACCACACTGTTGTTCAGTAACTAAAAGGAAACCATAGGATGTTATTGGAGGTCTATGGCTCCCTGTAAACATACAGGGAGAGTCCTTGTTGCCGAAATGTCTACAAGAGAAAGATGTTATTTCTTCAGAGGAACTAAATAGAAGAGAGTATTTCTCCCTTACCAAACCAGCTGTGGTTTTCAAAAGGGAAGCAAGAATTTGGAgactatttaatttatttgaaccccAGTTTACTCAGTAGAGTTTCAACTCATTCTGGGATGTAAGGAAAGGACAAGTGCCAACACATGTGGCATGTGACACATCATGACATAATTCTTGTTCAATGGCATCcctttttttcatgttttgagtCAGAGAAAACTAAGTGGCCGGGAATCCAGGTCTCTTAACTCAATCAAGCAAATGGTCTTTTTTTTCACTATGCAATACTATTTTAGCCAAAGAGTTTTTTCCTAAGCCATGGGGACTAACTTTGGCAACACACCAGAATTATGATTTGATATTAGATGTCAAAGCTGGAAGTGAGTTTTAGTATTTTTGGCCCTTTCATTTTTGAAACGGCAAGTTACCTTTATAGGTTGGGACGCTGTCCAGCTTTCCTTTTTTGACTTGTTGTCTCTCCAGAGGCCGGACTATTGCCACAGGCTGTACTTTATAAGAATTAAAATCCCGTTTGTAGGTAGTACCAAGATCAATCTTTCCCTGTTTTGGTTTATATTCTTCTGGCACATGGCGAGGTTGTTTGACTATTTCATAAGGACGATAATCTGACCTGAAATATATAAATTTGAAACATAGCCTCATAGGTTCTTTTGTGTCTAATTATTTCAGTGCAGTATTGACATtgtcaagcctttttttttttccacttgaaaagtctaagaagatatttaaaatggTGATGGTTGATAAACTACTTGAGTTTGTTGAATTCCTTTATGCCCTATCTAATGACTAAAtgtcttaagaaaaataaatgtcaaagaTCCTTGTTTTCAAAACATCCTTATAGTGGATCCTCGGTTACTTGGATCTTACATAAATAAAATCttcaaaaactgaatttttttctgaCCTAGAAGGAAATTTCAGATAAAGATTtaatgaatctgaaaaaaaaattttttaatagatCCCCTGGGGCCACCTTGTCAAAATCCTTATTCCTATTAAAGACTTTAATAAACTATCTGAGCATGCTCTCTTCTTGCTGAAGTCATGCTGTCTTCCTGCTCATCATTAAATAATCaatgaaataatttatgtctAAACTCTGGCTTTTAGACGTAAATCATATTCATGGTATGGATGTGAGTCTGACTCATCTTCAGATCCCCCAGAAACCCTTGCCAGGGACGGGAGTCATACGGCACCCCAGCCTCCCCGGGCATTATAAAACATTTATGTGGCGGAGGCAGTCATCAGACACCCAGGTTGTCTGGAGGGGTGGAGGAGACCACAGACTAATCAGATTACAGGGTCCAAACCCTGGCTCTGTCGTTCACTAGCTGTATGATGTTGGACAACTTCGTTAACCTGCCTATGCTCCAGTTTCCTTAGATAGAAAAGAGGACAATAATACCATCTATGTCACAGGGTTGTTTTAAGGACTGACACATGTCCACCATACACGTGAGCATTTAGTACACAGGAAGAATAATATGTTAGCTACTGCAAATACATCTACAAGTCttcaaaattgcttttttttttccttttgggacTCCAGTGACTGTTTCActcattttatgatttatttaaacCATCTTGTATTAGTCAATATTTTCTGTATACGTCCATAGCTACAAAAAACCAGAACTCACTGAATCCCTTCTCTATTTTATCGTGAATCCCTATTCACGATAAAACTTCTTAGACTTTTGGCTCCATTTTCTACCTGCACCCACCCACCTTGGACCTCTCTTCAACCTGCTTCAGCCTGGTTCCCAGCACTGTCACTTCTCTAATACAGCTTGAAGGTTCACAGTGACTTCTATTGATTAAATCCATCAGATGTTTTTGGTCCTCATCTTACCTGACCTCTCAGGCAATAACTGACATTACTGCCCGCTCCCTCTATTTCTGGGAAATTCTCCCCTCCTGTCTTCCTCGTTATTTCTTCTTAGTCTCCAGTGCAGCTTCATTCTCCTCTCCTCGTCTTTAAGGGTTGGAGTTCCCAacacccaggcctgcacactctcCTCTTCTCATCCAGTGTCTTTCCCGAGCACAACTCCTCTACTCCCACTTTCAATTTCCACCTTTATAGGAATGCCTCTCAAACTTAGATCTTAGTTCAGACCTTTCTCTCGGCTCCCTATCAGTGTTTACAATGGCCTCTTGGATATTCAGTGGCATCTCAAACCTTAGTATGCCCCTAATCAAACCACTGTTTCCCCCAACAAATCTGGTCCTTTGTGCTTACTCCCTGTCTTAGTGAAATGCATCACCATCTCTTCAGCTGCACAGTCAGAAACCTAGGACTGACCCTTCATGCCTCACCTCCGCTCTGTATTTAGTTCATCATCAACTCCTGTCAGTTTTGCCTCCTAAATCTCTCTTAAATCTAACTGATTTTTCTCTATCTCTTCACCACTTTAATAGTCCAAGTTTTCACAATACCTCATTCAAATCAATTCAATAGCTCCCTAAACTCATTCACTAGTTCTCTTTCCAGTCTTTTCTCACACTGTCCCTGAAGTAATCCTTTCAGGTGTAAATTTGACCAGGTCATTCTGCCCTCATCTCCCAAGCCTCTTTCTTATCCCCTTTACATACTTCCTTcaagacacaaacacacaaaccaacagaacaagaaagaaaaagaaaacttcagtgGCTTCTTATTGCCCTAAGTATACAGAAAAAACTGAATGTGGCCCAAAGGCCCACGTGGCCTCGTTCACTAGCCTCAGTTCACACTGTGCTTCCTCTTGTCTTCCTTCTTTGATAATTCCCTTCTTTCCATGCTCCTCCTGCTACATGCTGCTCTGCCTGGAATGCACTTTCTTACTCTCTTAACTCTAGTTAATTGCTTTACATCTTTTAGAGTTTAGCTCATTCTCCTCATTTCCCTGATAAAGTCAAACCTCTTATTCCAGCTCTCAAGTTGCCTTGTGCCTGTCCTTCAGAGATTCTATCACTGTTGCAATTTCATACCTATTTTGAGCGACGTTTTTGATTGCCACCTTCACTAGACTGCCACGTCTGTCAGCAGAGAGATCATGACTGTTTTTGCTCATCACTGTGTCCCAGGTGCCTAGCATAGCACCTGACACTTAACAAATGCTTAAGAAATATTATTTAG
Encoded proteins:
- the SAXO2 gene encoding stabilizer of axonemal microtubules 2 isoform X1, whose protein sequence is MRSWCLCQICTCGRHRCPHGTTRIYENSGMSCPTTEYLEKYPTYGNVPPPQTLKPKEEFRACRSKMEGITTFKSDYRPYEIVKQPRHVPEEYKPKQGKIDLGTTYKRDFNSYKVQPVAIVRPLERQQVKKGKLDSVPTYKDDYRAWDIQKSELCKPEQVYNPPTVKFGNSTTFQDDYVPQEVKPRQSFKPSPAVTRSAAPFNDATSHRLDYVPHQLELKSARPKEVYKPSDQPFEELTTHRYDFQGLVGETAKICRPAPPRVAPNAQFEGSTEFRESFQPWEIPPPEIKKVQEYVPPAGTMQFDSTSHLDYVPHPATRVVPIRPVSHGRNNGFPFQGKSTMKEDFPAWESCRPGLIRQQQQIPNPSGKFDGLSTFRSHYVPHELIPTESCKPSNVAFKTSIPFDDVTMYSTEYAPKQRELCPASYPSPPGYIFENTNSRGHRFFRKITPTVKAF
- the SAXO2 gene encoding stabilizer of axonemal microtubules 2 isoform X2, producing MSCPTTEYLEKYPTYGNVPPPQTLKPKEEFRACRSKMEGITTFKSDYRPYEIVKQPRHVPEEYKPKQGKIDLGTTYKRDFNSYKVQPVAIVRPLERQQVKKGKLDSVPTYKDDYRAWDIQKSELCKPEQVYNPPTVKFGNSTTFQDDYVPQEVKPRQSFKPSPAVTRSAAPFNDATSHRLDYVPHQLELKSARPKEVYKPSDQPFEELTTHRYDFQGLVGETAKICRPAPPRVAPNAQFEGSTEFRESFQPWEIPPPEIKKVQEYVPPAGTMQFDSTSHLDYVPHPATRVVPIRPVSHGRNNGFPFQGKSTMKEDFPAWESCRPGLIRQQQQIPNPSGKFDGLSTFRSHYVPHELIPTESCKPSNVAFKTSIPFDDVTMYSTEYAPKQRELCPASYPSPPGYIFENTNSRGHRFFRKITPTVKAF